A genome region from Penicillium psychrofluorescens genome assembly, chromosome: 3 includes the following:
- a CDS encoding uncharacterized protein (ID:PFLUO_004520-T1.cds;~source:funannotate), whose protein sequence is MASTAEVIPHNTFDTILVLDNGSQYTHLITRRLREINVYSEMLPCTQKLSDLGWSPKGIILSGGPYSVYEKDAPHIDPAFFDLGVPILGICYGLQEIAHRLHADNVVAGTAREYGHADLKATRFGGHVDKLFEGLEDAMTVWMSHGDKLCNLPEGFHIIGTTRNSEYAAIAHKTEPVYGIQFHPEVTHTPDGGRLLQNFAVGICGAKQSWSMAEFIGQEITRIRNLVGPEGQVLGAVSGGVDSTVAAKLMTEAIGDRFHAVLVDNGCMRLNECEKVKEVLQEQLGINLTVVNAGEEFLAGLKGVDDPEKKRKFIGGKFIDVFEDEAKKVEARNAGKVEWFLQGTLYPDVIESISFKGPSQTIKTHHNVGGIAERLMAGHGLKLIEPLRELFKDEVRELGRQLGISPELVGRHPFPGPGLAIRVLGEVTKEKVEMARKADHIFISMIREAGLYDDIGQAYAALDPSRAVGVMGDKRVYANIILLRAISTKDFMTATPYPFSYEFLTKVSTRIVNEVDGVCRVAYDFTSKPPGTIEME, encoded by the exons ATGGCTTCCACTGCTGAGGTTATCCCCCACAACACCTTCGACACCATCCTGGTGCTGGACAATGGGTCGCAATA CACCCACCTGATTACGCGCCGTCTGCGCGAGATCAATGTCTACTCCGAGATGCTTCCGTGCACGCAGAAGCTGTCCGATCTGGGCTGGAGCCCCAAGGGAATCATTCTCTCCGGTGGTCCCTACTCCGTGTACGAGAAAGACGCCCCCCATATCGATCCCGCCTTTTTCGATCTCGGTGTCCCCATTCTGGGCATCTGCTACGGTCTCCAGGAGATTGCCCACCGTCTTCATGCGGACAACGTCGTTGCCGGCACCGCTCGGGAGTACGGCCATGCCGATCTGAAGGCTACCCGCTTCGGCGGACATGTGGATAAATTGTTTGAGGGTCTGGAGGATGCGATGACCGTGTGGATGTCGCATGGAGATAAGCTTTGCAATCTGCCTGAGGGATTCCATATCATCGGTACCACTCGGAACTCCGAGTACGCGGCCATTGCGCACAAGACGGAGCCTGTGTATGGCATCCAGTTCCACCCGGAGGTTACTC ACACCCCGGATGGTGGCCGTCTCCTCCAGAACTTCGCCGTTGGAATCTGTGGTGCCAAGCagagctggtcgatggccGAGTTCATCGGCCAGGAGATCACGCGGATCCGCAACCTCGTCGGTCCCGAGGGCCAGGTCCTCGGCGCTGTCAGTGGAGGTGTCGACTCTACTGTGGCCGCCAAGCTGATGACCGAGGCCATCGGTGATCGCTTCCACGCCGTCCTCGTCGACAACGGCTGCATGCGTCTCAACGAGtgcgagaaggtcaaggaggttCTGCAGGAGCAGCTGGGCATCAACCTTACGGTCGTTAATGCTGGAGAGGAGTTCTTGGCTGGTCTGAAGGGCGTTGACGACcctgagaagaagcgcaagttCATTGGCGGCAAGTTCATTGACGTCTTTGAGGATGAGGCCAAGAAAGTCGAGGCACGGAATGCTGGCAAGGTCGAGTGGTTCCTGCAGGGGACGCTGTACCCAG ATGTTATTGAGAGCATTTCGTTCAAGGGCCCGTCGCAGACGATCAAGACCCATCACAACGTGGGCGGCATCGCCGAGCGCCTGATGGCTGGCCACGGTCTAAAGCTGATCGAGCCACTTCGCGAGCTATTCAAGGACGAGGTGCGTGAGCTGGGTCGCCAGCTCGGCATCTCCCCAGAGCTAGTTGGCCGGCATCCCTTCCCCGGTCCCGGCCTCGCCATCCGTGTCCTCGGCGAAGTCACCAAAGAAAAAGTCGAGATGGCCCGCAAAGCCGACCACATTTTCATCTCGATGATCCGCGAAGCCGGCCTATACGACGATATTGGCCAGGCTTACGCCGCGCTGGATCCCTCCCGCGCCGTTGGTGTCATGGGCGACAAGCGTGTCTACGCCaacatcatcctcctccgcgctATCTCCACCAAGGATTTCATGACTGCTACGCCTTATCCCTTCAGCTATGAGTTCTTGACCAAGGTCTCGACGCGCATCGTGAACGAGGTGGATGGTGTTTGTCGTGTTGCGTATGATTTTACTAGCAAGCCGCCAGGCACGATTGAGATGGAGTAG
- a CDS encoding uncharacterized protein (ID:PFLUO_004521-T1.cds;~source:funannotate): protein MKRKAEKQQAAPLSAIAARRARQQQAQNVTASEKTPEAQVGGEPPSKKPRRSLEVEETTAADRTTRTRSAKNSEAPVKISDGPSRATRSQKPAVQPPAHVVGENIEDEEPEEDGTTAIDEEDVPSTAGDPDGYESPAETPAELQNFPLSKGRLNKGNIVYGDDSTLCVRIKEKMNLALLGQYDLWVKRGVVSLMGAKLHPSARLHRVYAPSTHSLPVIKCVSGVDGEAEVEIKSCHSGIARLRDLSPLYQKVWNGNTTAADKLSLKEATKDSRRTFSVLYTSADDSMKRHLRPLHLEKKWSTSMKALSLRHGRLRVLVCGPKASGKSTFSRYLLNHLLSPAPETETGYTNADGVAFLDLDPGQPEFAPMGQVYLAHLRSPFFGPPFTHPSLDDSENGQMVRAHLIGATSPKEDPDHYALAAMDLMDHYRSLLARYPQCPLIINYPGWIFGQGLEVATWLVRCLGLSDVVYMSEKGPAEVVDPLGLSAREARVPMTILPSQPTDFVSRSSAQLRSMQIQSYFHISCPTGLSNPVWSSAPISRTRPIVVDYAGDRQGILGIMVVGSQIHSDLLREVLEGSIVGVVAVESPHAVAGEEMDLEQPNGNASLADSIVRTPQEDLPHLLTGSGSCTPLDPKTSHCLGLALIRSIDINSHKIELSTPIPPSQLRESMEQGQNIVLVRGQLDNPKWAISEEYHAARAAERRYQQSVSRPSNENRLAEPSDQEKKHSQTLALLRGRIRRASNVPWMTVVEDNSRRQREVTARREKSLWKLRKKAYPGSESETDWQ from the exons ATGAAACGCAAGGCTGAGAAGCAACAGGCTG CCCCGCTCAGCGCCATCGCGGCGCGCAGAGCTCGGCAACAACAGGCGCAAAATGTGACCGCGTCGGAGAAGACACCAGAAGCCCAGGTCGGCGGGGAGCCGCCGTCGAAAAAGCCGCGCCGATCTCTTGAAGTGGAAGAGACGACCGCAGCAGATCGAACTACGCGGACAAGGTCAGCAAAGAACTCCGAAGCGCCAGTGAAGATCTCGGACGGACCGTCAAGAGCCACGCGGTCTCAGAAACCGGCAGTACAGCCTCCTGCGCACGTCGTCGGCGAAAATAtcgaggatgaagagccggaggaggacgGCACAACTGCAattgatgaggaggatgtccCGTCTACTGCTGGTGACCCCGATGGCTATGAATCACCTGCAGAGACCCCCGCCGAGCTTCAGAACTTTCCATTGTCGAAAGGCCGTTTGAATAAAGGCAACATCGTCTATGGCGACGACAGCACGCTTTGTGTCCGCATtaaggagaagatgaatcTTGCCTTGCTAGGACAGTATGACCTCTGGGTCAAACGGGGTGTTGTTAGCTTGATGGGCGCCAAATTACACCCTTCTGCGCGTTTACATAGGGTTTATGCTCCGTCAACTCATTCTCTGCCGGTAATCAAATGCGTTTCGGGTGTTGATGGAGAGGCAGAAGTTGAAATCAAGTCTTGCCATAGCGGCATTGCTCGCCTTCGGGATCTCTCTCCTCTGTACCAAAAGGTCTGGAACGGTAACACTACAGCCGCTGACAAGCTCTCCCTAAAAGAGGCGACCAAAGACTCGCGCCGAACTTTTTCAGTG CTATACACATCAGCCGATGATTCAATGAAAAGACATCTACggcctcttcatctcgaGAAGAAATGGAGTACCTCGATGAAAGCTCTTTCACTGCGCCATGGGCGTCTCCGGGTTCTAGTCTGCGGCCCCAAAGCGTCAGGCAAATCGACATTCAGCCGCTATTTGTTGAATCATCTTCTCAGCCCGGCTCCCGAGACAGAAACTGGGTACACAAACGCCGACGGCGTCGCTTTTCTGGACCTTGACCCGGGACAGCCAGAGTTCGCCCCCATGGGCCAGGTCTATCTGGCGCACCTGCGCTCTCCATTCTTTGGACCACCATTCACACATCCATCACTGGATGACTCCGAGAATGGTCAAATGGTGCGCGCACATCTTATCGGTGCAACATCCCCCAAGGAAGATCCTGATCACTACGCCCTGGCTGCGATGGATCTCATGGACCATTATCGCTCATTACTAGCGAGATACCCCCAATGTCCATTGATCATCAACTACCCAGGGTGGATCTTCGGGCAGGGACTGGAGGTGGCGACCTGGCTGGTCAGGTGCTTGGGTCTGTCTGATGTGGTCTATATGAGCGAGAAGGGCCCAGCAGAGGTCGTGGATCCTCTCGGCCTATCCGCCCGTGAAGCTCGAGTGCCCATGACTATCTTGCCATCCCAGCCAACCGACTTTGTGAGCCGATCCAGCGCTCAGTTACGGTCAATGCAGATCCAGTCTTATTTCCACATCTCCTGTCCGACTGGTCTTAGCAACCCGGTGTGGTCGAGCGCGCCTATCTCCCGGACAAGACCGATTGTCGTGGACTACGCCGGAGACCGGCAAGGTATACTGGGTATTATGGTGGTGGGATCACAGATCCATTCCGATCTGCTGCGAGAGGTCCTCGAAGGATCTATTGTGGGCGTGGTGGCAGTAGAATCACCTCACGCCGTGGCAGGCGAAGAAATGGATCTGGAACAGCCCAATGGGAATGCATCTCTGGCCGACAGCATTGTGCGAACACCACaggaagatcttccacaCCTACTCACCGGGTCAGGGAGCTGCACACCACTAGACCCCAAAACAAGCCACTGCCTCGGCTTAGCCTTGATCCGGTCGATTGACATCAATTCGCACAAGATCGAGCTCTCCACCCCTATCCCTCCTTCGCAGCTACGCGAGTCAATGGAACAAGGACAGAACATTGTGCTTGTTCGCGGACAGCTGGATAATCCCAAGTGGGCCATCAGCGAAGAATACCATGCTGCCCGGGCCGCAGAGAGGCGCTACCAACAATCCGTGTCCCGGCCAAGTAATGAAAATAGACTGGCAGAACCATCTGaccaagaaaagaaacacagCCAGACCCTGGCGCTTCTGAGGGGGAGAATTCGGCGTGCTAGCAATGTGCCTTGGATGACTGTGGTGGAGGACAACAGTCGACGGCAGCGCGAAGTTACCGCGCGGCGCGAGAAATCGCTGTGGAagttgaggaagaaggcgtATCCGGGGAGTGAGAGCGAGACGGATTGGCAGTGA
- a CDS encoding uncharacterized protein (ID:PFLUO_004522-T1.cds;~source:funannotate), which produces MSASSSSESDSSSSRSSSPEPANQRKQAVKATKTEPANEDESSSSGSDSSSDAESDNGAAVSKPSAQLELEPANRVTVSAAQPYKPPTGFKSAKKQPPPSSKTSSLLSNLTGKQVFHITAPSSLPLSKIKEVSMATIMQGEPLLTHEGVNYGIPAESLLSETNDPEGKALLIYDQSTQSYRSAAEHVPTYHIQELIGSRGTDKATDKAVEALRDENKPRKRQPKGLKMRFRPVGSPSGPPETIGESSDSEAEEEPTFKVPLGGEREEQRKRKHAQDGDAAPRKKSKKQETDGEGGGKTSKRSHKDKEEKKRKKAEKA; this is translated from the exons ATGTCcgcatcatcctcgtctgaGAGcgacagcagctccagccgctccagctcgccggAGCCAGCCAACCAGCGGAAGCAAGCCGTGAAGGCCACCAAGACGGAGCCCGCAAACGAAGATGAATCCAGCTCATCGGGATCAGATAGCTCCAGCGACGCGGAATCAGACAATGGCGCAGCCGTTAGCAAACCGAGCGCACAGCTAGAGCTAGAGCCAGCCAACAG AGTCACAGTCTCCGCAGCTCAGCCCTACAAACCACCAACAGGCTTCAAATCAGCCAAGAAACAgccccctccatcctcgaAAACCTCATCCCTCCTCTCCAACCTAACCGGCAAGCAAGTCTTCCACATTACAGCCCCGTCCTCGCTGCCGCTATCAAAAATAAAAGAAGTCTCTATGGCCACGATCATGCAGGGCGAGCCCCTCCTCACACACGAGGGCGTCAACTACGGCATCCCCGCTGAGTCCCTGCTGTCCGAGACCAATGACCCCGAAGGAAAAGCGCTACTTATCTACGACCAAAGCACACAGTCCTACCGCAGTGCTGCGGAACATGTGCCGACGTATCACATTCAGGAACTGATCGGGTCCCGGGGGACGGACAAGGCGACTGATAAGGCGGTTGAAGCGTTGCGCGACGAGAACAAGCCGCGCAAACGGCAACCGAAGGGTCTCAAGATGCGGTTTCGGCCGGTTGGCAGTCCGAGTGGGCCGCCGGAGACGATTGGGGAGAGCTCAGACTccgaggctgaggaggagcCGACATTCAAGGTGCCTCTGGGTGGAgagcgcgaggagcagcggaaGAGGAAACATGCTCAGGACGGGGATGCGGCGCCgcggaagaagtcgaagaagcaggagacggatggcgagggaggaggaaagaCGTCGAAGAGATCACATAAGGAtaaagaggagaagaagcggaaaaaGGCTGAGAAGGCATGA
- a CDS encoding uncharacterized protein (ID:PFLUO_004523-T1.cds;~source:funannotate), with protein sequence MGLFQIPELNTRKGTLRAYHLAAVVFISSFLSGYDSGIAGGILSYTSFENDFRYSAAHESKVSSLTVGLEQLGSFIAALCVYPITNKYGRKWTIIGATAIFCVGVIIQVINTHSLPAWYVGRVISGLGMGAQSVVIPMYSAEMTPKEIRGRCGSFYQWLYAWGVFLAYWINYGVAANPSIAGTSREWQIPVGLQMVSAGALLIGSFFLPESIRWLLSQNRTDDAWKSISWIRGDDGPKTLEEFTETQLGLQAERAEREGFSLRELLEPANRLRFMVGPFLFIFQNATGSSALAVFAPEYFKLVAGGSSQQSLLLTGLFGAVKVIASSFFIWVLAERFGRRITLVGGAALMAACMLITALIVDNTATNVNGQVTNAGRATVAMMYLDIMIYNCSWGPMPWAYVPEIFPTRIRALGLALSMLAHWASSFCFSFASPYMIQNVGANTFLIFMGFDLVATVFCWFFVKETRGKNLEVAAGTEWEVAERTSSDDGEKGGVLGPDGKRVQLVSVHENFHTNLKHRS encoded by the exons ATGGGGCTGTTTCAAATCCCCGAGCTCAACACCCGCAAGGGCACCCTGCGCGCCTACCATCTGGCCGCCGTGGTCTTCATCTCGTCATTTCTGTCGGGCTATGACTCGGGTATTGCGGGTGGAATCCTGAGCTATACATCCTTTGAGAACGACTTCCGCTACTCCGCCGCCCATGAGTCCAAGGTCTCCTCCCTGACTGTGGGGTTGGAGCAGCTGGGGTCGTTCATTGCCGCGCTGTGCGTCTACCCAATCACCAACAAGTATGGCCGCAAGTGgaccatcatcggcgccacAGCCATCTTCTGTGTCGGTGTGATTATTCAGGTCATCAACACCCACTCGTTGCCTGCCTGGTATGTCGGCCGTGTCATCTCCGGTCTCGGCATGGGCGCCCAGAGTGTCGTGATCCCCATGTACTCGGCGGAGATGACCCCCAAGGAGATCCGGGGTCGCTGTGGTTCATTCTACCAGTGGCTCTACGCCTGGGGTGTTTTCCTGGCGTACTGGATTAACTAC GGTGTCGCCGCAAACCCCTCAATCGCGGGCACCTCGCGTGAGTGGCAGATCCCCGTCGGGCTGCAAATGGTGTCTGCCGGTGCCCTGCTGATCGGCTCCTTCTTCCTGCCCGAGTCGATCCGTTGGCTCCTGTCGCAGAATCGGACCGACGATGCGTGGAAGTCCATCTCCTGGATccgtggcgatgatggcccGAAGACGCTTGAGGAGTTCACCGAGACCCAGCTGGGTCTGCAGGCCGAGCGCGCTGAGCGCGAAGGCTTCTCTCTCAGGGAATTGCTGGAGCCGGCCAACCGCCTGCGTTTCATGGTTGGGCCCTTCCTGttcatcttccagaatgCCACGGGAAGCAGCGCTTTGGCGGTGTTTGCCCCGGAATACTTCAAGCTGGTGGCCGGCGGCTCGAGCCAGCAGAGCCTGCTGCTGACCGGTCTGTTTGGGGCCGTCAAGGTCATTGCCAGCTCCTTCTTTATCTGGGTCCTGGCGGAGCGCTTCGGTCGCCGAATCACGCtcgtcggtggtgctgctCTCATGGCTGCTTGCATGCTGATCACGGCGCTGATTGTCGACAACACCGCAACTAATGTGAATGGCCAAGTCACCAATGCCGGCCGGGCAACTGTCGCGATGATGTACCTCGACATTATG ATCTACAACTGCTCCTGGGGTCCAATGCCCTGGGCCTATGTGCCCGAGATTTTCCCGACCCGGATCCGCGCGTTGGGCCTGGCACTCAGTATGCTCGCCCACTGGGCCTCAtccttctgcttctcatTCGCAAGCCCGTACATGATCCAAAACGTCGGCGCCAACACCTTCCTGATCTTCATGGGCTTCGATCTCGTCGCCACGGTCTTCTGCTGGTTCTTCGTCAAGGAGACCCGTGGCAAGAACCTCGAGGTTGCCGCTGGTACGGAGTGGGAGGTTGCCGAGCGCACCTCGTCCGATGATGGCGAGAAGGGTGGTGTGCTTGGTCCTGACGGCAAGCGGGTGCAGCTCGTCAGCGTGCATGAGAACTTCCACACCAATCTCAAGCATAGGTCTTAG
- a CDS encoding uncharacterized protein (ID:PFLUO_004524-T1.cds;~source:funannotate) gives MRPLLDDDKRRADRRLSASMKSAPANRRIADRLPERFKDGDDAQVDFTAPPRGMGSRDGNVHYMQQSLFSMIAAVGSRSDFHARFDESSDSDGEAEEQPPKESPSTPVPPERTPEESILPTDIEGRGRRHRRTISDNRLLPKLSKLGLKNRANESPTRSGSSVVVSPRRTRSMTPRAAPVLSRMVEAQTRFDTTSSTTTSPTRSSKPPQDRPPSSSSALSTRLMQMFGFETPEKVLVEYACSLLQSMLLQGYMYVTEGHICFYAYLPKKSNVAIKSGYLSKRGRKNPKYNRYWFALKGDVLSYYADPSNLYFPSGHVDLRYGISASLADPKGKGGDVKDFQVTTDQRTYLFRADSPTSAKEWVKALQKVIFRTHNEGDSVKISFPIANVIDLEESPMADFAETFKIRVVDSGETYAIDEYFFSFFNYGQDAFNYIKELVNASAKSMREEPSEHPAASARKRLSVSSGRLAGQNQHDLPRRRSASIGQGELGSPKQQDSSDSFVAAYTESSPIVQSMTDTNESASQILNRSDVFHSPTMRSLRRRSSDLGDAVVRRSDETARSASALARSIPVERTVENMYPAPADAAQSISRTGPPLNDIVKAGAYPLQRAAGFAEYLKSRSKQMSSLLATESMGYFEKVSGMWTGGQRHYGETEGVLAEDLDVDPEDQDGSFNYGDRFRAHFALPSTERLQATYFAYLHRVLPLYGKIYISQRKLCFRSLIPGTRTKMILPFKDIENVEKEKGFRFGYHGLVVIIRGHEELFFEFNAADARDDCAVTLHQNLESIKFMVESGMLAEAEREEAEAAQAEHRMLQEARLDDPEEPGSRPLPTEDSSEIHPFFDDPRASIINFKPAESLRITCLTIGSRGDVQPYIALCKGLLAEGHRPKIATHAEFEPWVRRHGIDFAPVEGDPAELMRICVENGMFTYSFLKEASLKFRGWIDDLLSSAWTSCQDSDLLIESPSAMAGIHIAEALRIPYFRGFTMPWTRTRAYPHAFAVPEHRMGGAYNYITYVMFDNIFWKAIAGQVNRWRNTELGLKATTLDKMQQNKIPFLYNYSPSVVPPPLDYPDWIRITGYWFLNEGSTWTPPKELSDFITRARADGKKIVYIGFGSIVVSDPSALTRTVIESVQKADVRCILSKGWSDRLGDPSSAKPEISLPPEIYQIQAAPHDWLFSQIDAAAHHGGAGTTGASLRAGLPTIIKPFFGDQFFCGSRVEDLGVGICMKKLNVSVFSRALWEATHSERMIVKARNLGMQIRNEDGVAVAIQALYRDLEYARTLARQRSNASSTPFSPTPSAKVSPDEADDDLDDIEEWTFVGDETDIDISKRMRERAASDAEKLASS, from the exons ATGAGACCGCTACTTGACGATGACAAACGCCGGGCAGACCGACGACTCAGTGCGAGCATGAAGTCCGCCCCCGCTAACCGCCGGATCGCCGATCGACTGCCGGAACGCTTcaaggatggcgacgatgcccAGGTCGATTTCACCGCTCCGCCACGGGGCATGGGCTCGCGAGATGGGAATGTCCACTATATGCAGCAgtcgctcttctccatgattgCGGCAGTCGGATCCCGGTCGGATTTCCATGCGCGGTTCGACGAGTCGAGTGATAgcgatggagaagcagaGGAACAGCCACCGAAAGAGTCGCCGTCCACCCCAGTCCCCCCCGAGCGGACGCCAGAAGAGTCAATACTTCCGACCGACATCGAAGGCAGAGGACGCCGCCATCGGAGGACCATATCGGATAACAGGCTTCTGCCGAAACTATCCAAGCTAGGCTTGAAGAATAGAGCAAATGAATCTCCAACACGAAGCGGGTCGTCCGTCGTGGTGTCTCCAAGGCGCACTCGCAGTATGACGCCTCGAGCAGCTCCGGTTCTCAGCCGCATGGTCGAAGCCCAGACTCGATTTGACACGACTTCTTCCACGACGACAAGTCCAACTCGTTCCAGCAAGCCTCCCCAAGACCGcccaccatcctcctcgtcagCATTGTCCACACGACTAATGCAGATGTTCGGGTTCGAAACGCCTGAGAAAGTGCTGGTCGAATACGCTTGCTCGCTATTGCAAAGCATGCTCCTTCAGGGCTACATGTACGTTACGGAAGGACATATCTGTTTCTACGCCTACCTCCCAAAGAAGTCCAACGTCGCCATCAAGTCGGGCTACCTCTCGAAACGCGGCCGCAAGAACCCGAAATATAATCGCTATTGGTTTGCCCTCAAGGGCGATGTGCTTTCTTATTACGCCGATCCTTCCAACCTTTATTTTCCTAGTGGCCATGTGGATCTCCGATACGGCATCTCCGCTTCCCTCGCAGACCCAAAGGGTAAAGGTGGCGACGTGAAGGACTTTCAGGTCACTACCGATCAACGAACCTATCTTTTTCGGGCGGACAGTCCCACGAGTGCAAAGGAATGGGTGAAGGCTCTGCAGAAAGTCATCTTCCGAACGCACAATGAAGGGGATAGTGTCAAGATCTCATTTCCCATCGCCAACGTGATAGATTTGGAGGAGAGTCCGATGGCCGACTTTGCCGAAACCTTCAAGATCCGGGTTGTCGATAGTGGCGAGACATATGCAATCGACGAG TACTTTTTCTCGTTTTTCAACTACGGGCAGGATGCTTTCAACTATATCAAGGAGTTGGTCAATGCTTCTGCGAAGAGCATGCGGGAAGAACCATCGGAGCACCCAGCTGCAAGTGCACGGAAGAGGCTGTCCGTAAGTAGTGGGCGATTGGCTGGTCAAAATCAACATGACTTGCCGCGGAGACGCAGCGCAAGTATCGGACAAGGGGAACTTGGGTCTCCAAAGCAGCAGGATTCATCCGATTCTTTCGTTGCGGCGTATACCGAGTCGTCACCAATTGTGCAGTCGATGACGGATACCAATGAGTCTGCGAGCCAGATCCTGAACCGCAGCGATGTTTTTCACTCGCCTACCATGCGCAGCTTGCGGAGGCGTTCTTCTGATTTAGGCGATGCTGTCGTACGACGCTCGGACGAGACAGCCCGTTCTGCGTCCGCACTCGCCAGGTCGATTCCAGTGGAGAGAACCGTGGAGAACATGTATCCTGCACCCGCCGATGCTGCTCAATCCATATCACGTACAGGGCCTCCTTTGAACGACATTGTCAAAGCTGGAGCATATCCACTTCAGCGAGCTGCTGGGTTCGCCGAATATCTGAAAAGCCGATCGAAACAGATGAGCAGCCTATTGGCAACCGAATCCATGGGCTATTTCGAAAAGGTTTCTGGCATGTGGACCGGCGGTCAGCGGCACTACGGTGAGACCGAAGGAGTGCTGGCCGAAGATCTAGATGTTGATCCCGAGGACCAAGACGGTAGCTTCAACTACGGTGACCGGTTTCGAGCACATTTTGCGCTTCCATCAACCGAACGGCTGCAAGCCACTTATTTTGCGTATCTGCACCGGGTGCTTCCGCTGTATGGCAAGATCTACATCAGCCAGAGGAAGTTGTGTTTCCGCAGTCTGATCCCCGGCACTCGGACCAAGATGATCCTCCCATTCAAGGATATCGAGAATgtcgagaaggaaaagggcTTCCGGTTCGGCTACCACGGCCTTGTTGTCATCATCCGTGGCCACGAGGAGCTCTTCTTCGAGTTCAACGCGGCCGATGCTCGGGATGATTGTGCGGTCACGTTGCACCAGAACCTCGAGTCCATTAAATTCATGGTAGAATCTGGCATGCTGGCAGAAGCggagcgagaagaagccgaggCAGCCCAAGCTGAGCATCGTATGCTGCAAGAGGCGAGGCTTGATGATCCTGAGGAGCCTGGCAGCCGTCCCCTGCCCACGGAGGACTCCTCTGAGATCCACCCATTCTTTGACGACCCGCGTGCTTCGATCATCAACTTCAAACCGGCAGAGTCGCTGAGGATTACGTGTCTGACCATCGGCTCCCGAGGCGACGTGCAGCCGTACATTGCCCTGTGCAAGGGCCTTCTTGCCGAAGGCCATCGGCCAAAGATTGCAACGCACGCCGAGTTTGAGCCCTGGGTCCGGAGACATGGCATTGACTTTGCCCCCGTGGAGGGTGATCCTGCCGAACTCATGCGTATCTGTGTGGAAAACGGCATGTTCACTTACTCCTTCCTGAAGGAAGCATCGTTGAAGTTTAGAGGATGGATCGATGACCTCTTGTCGTCTGCTTGGACAAGTTGTCAGGACAGCGATCTTCTCATCGAGTCGCCGAGCGCAATGGCTGGGATCCATATCGCGGAGGCACTTCGGATACCTTATTTTCGCGGCTTCACCATGCCCTGGACCAGAACCCGGGCGTATCCGCATGCGTTCGCGGTGCCCGAGCACCGAATGGGCGGCGCATACAACTATATCACGTATGTCATGTTTGACAATATCTTCTGGAAGGCTATTGCGGGTCAAGTCAACCGATGGCGCAATACCGAGCTGGGGTTGAAGGCTACCACTCTGGACAAAATGCAGCAGAACAAGATTCCATTCTTGTATAATTACTCACCTTCTGTTGTCCCGCCGCCTCTTGACTACCCAGACTGGATCCGGATTACGGGGTATTGGTTCCTGAACGAGGGCTCCACTTGGACGCCACCAAAGGAGCTATCAGACTTCATCACGCGTGCCCGcgccgatggcaagaagattgtGTATATTGGGTTTGGGTCGATCGTGGTGTCAGATCCCTCCGCATTGACACGCACAGTCATCGAATCGGTCCAGAAGGCAGACGTCCGCTGCATCCTCTCCAAAGGATGGTCCGACCGACTTGGCGACCCATCCAGCGCAAAGCCCGAGATCTCCTTGCCGCCAGAGATATACCAGATCCAAGCCGCGCCTCACGACTGGCTATTCTCCCAGATCGATGCGGCCGCCCACCACGGCGGTGCCGGAACGACGGGAGCAAGTCTGCGCGCGGGACTTCCGACCATCATCAAGCCGTTCTTTGGCGATCAGTTCTTTTGCGGGTCCCGGGTCGAGGATCTGGGTGTGGGCATCTGCATGAAAAAGCTTAATGTCAGCGTGTTCTCCCGGGCGCTCTGGGAGGCCACGCATAGCGAGCGGATGATTGTCAAGGCCCGCAATCTGGGTATGCAGATTCGCAAT GAAGATGGTGTGGCCGTCGCAATCCAAGCTCTCTACCGCGACCTCGAATACGCAAGGACTCTCGCTCGCCAACGCTCCAACGCCTCGTCTacccccttctccccaaCCCCGTCGGCCAAGGTCTCCCCAGACGAGGCAGACGACGACCTAGACGATATCGAGGAGTGGACGttcgtcggcgacgagacAGACATCGACATCTCGAAACGCATGCGTGAGCGCGCAGCCTCCGACGCGGAGAAGTTGGCGTCCTCTTAA